The Papaver somniferum cultivar HN1 chromosome 3, ASM357369v1, whole genome shotgun sequence genome includes a region encoding these proteins:
- the LOC113356034 gene encoding SUN domain-containing protein 1-like, whose translation MRRTVSTVTEKKSSNFESVQEGGGDGGGVGVSEKIRHDGGRDLSHTIKGETSVDRETNVKKTTQVISPLPRRKKIVSKSSDKPLWKRIVSIFIKNLVLILVILGLFKMVRNLAVKSGVGSVVSSEIEGRIAEVESFLKTTTKMMQVQVEIMDRKIGSEVGGLRREIVKKIDEKSFEYEAELKKLRGKTDALGKTFGELKGSGILSKEDLDKFLDEFKKGTSNGGVGSENEWSLDDIRGFAKEIVDREIEKHASDGLGMVDYALASGGGLVLDHSEWFQVTKGRSWLPFKKHYGVHPDAQRVLEPSFGEPGKCFPLQGSQGYVVIMLRTAIIPEAVTVEHVSKSVAYDRSSAPKDFRVSGWYQKIETITGAGTGVSRLGEKKMFRLAEFVYDLDRSNAQTFNVESGEKRIVNMVRFDFASNHGAPHTCIYRLRVHGHEPDSIAISESEL comes from the coding sequence ATGAGAAGAACTGTTTCAACTGTTACGGAGAAGAAATCTTCCAACTTCGAAAGTGTtcaagaaggtggtggtgatggtggtggtgttggagttTCTGAAAAGATCAGACACGACGGAGGTCGAGATCTAAGCCatacgattaaaggagaaactTCAGTTGATAGAGAAACAAATGTGAAGAAAACTACTCAGGTGATTTCTCCTCTTCCTCGGCGTAAAAAGATTGTTTCCAAATCATCTGACAAACCCTTATGGAAGCGAATCGTCAGTATTTTCATCAAGAATCTTGTACTTATTCTTGTAATTTTAGGGCTTTTCAAGATGGTTAGAAATTTAGCTGTGAAATCTGGTGTTGGTAGTGTTGTTTCTTCGGAGATTGAAGGTCGAATTGCAGAGGTGGAGTCGTTTTTGAAAACGACTACCAAGATGATGCAAGTTCAGGTTGAAATCATGGATAGGAAGATTGGGAGTGAAGTTGGGGGGTTGAGGAGAGAAATTGTGAAGAAGATTGATGAGAAAAGTTTTGAGTATGAGGCTGAGTTGAAGAAATTGAGAGGTAAGACTGAtgcattgggaaaaacttttGGTGAATTGAAGGGTAGTGGGATTTTATCTAAGGAAGATCTTGATAAATTTTTGGATGAGTTTAAGAAGGGGACTAGTAATGGTGGTGTTGGAAGTGAAAATGAATGGAGTTTGGATGATATTAGGGGTTTCGCCAAGGAGATTGTTGACAGGGAGATTGAGAAACATGCATCAGATGGACTTGGAATGGTTGATTATGCATTAGCTTCTGGGGGAGGTTTGGTACTTGATCATTCTGAATGGTTTCAGGTTACTAAGGGTCGGAGCTGGCTTCCTTTCAAGAAACACTATGGAGTTCATCCAGATGCACAAAGAGTATTGGAACCAAGTTTTGGGGAGCCTGGTAAATGCTTTCCTCTCCAAGGATCTCAAGGGTATGTGGTAATTATGCTCAGGACAGCTATAATTCCAGAGGCTGTGACTGTTGAACATGTTTCTAAGAGTGTAGCATATGATAGATCGAGTGCTCCAAAGGACTTTCGGGTTTCTGGCTGGTATCAAAAGATTGAGACTATTACTGGTGCTGGTACTGGTGTATCTAGGTTgggtgagaagaagatgtttaggTTGGCTGAGTTTGTGTATGATCTTGACAGAAGTAATGCTCAAACCTTCAATGTGGAGTCAGGAGAAAAGCGGATTGTTAATATGGTTAGATTTGACTTTGCTTCTAACCATGGAGCCCCTCACACATGCATATATCGCCTGAGGGTTCACGGCCATGAACCTGACTCGATAGCTATTTCTGAATCTGAGTTATAA
- the LOC113356035 gene encoding ribulose bisphosphate carboxylase small chain 1, chloroplastic-like, which translates to MASSMISSAAVASVRSSAPTQATMVAPFSGLKSVSAFPVTHKSADITSISSNGGRVNCMQVWPPTGLKKFETLSYLPPLTVEQLSKEVDYLLRNGWVPCLEFDARGFVYREHGNTPGYYDGRYWTMWKLPMFGCTDASQVVKELEEAKAAYPDSFIRIIGFDNVRQVQCVSFIAYKPESTSY; encoded by the coding sequence atggctTCTTCAATGATTTCTTCTGCTGCAGTCGCCTCCGTAAGGAGCTCCGCTCCCACTCAAGCTACCATGGTTGCACCATTCAGCGGTTTGAAATCCGTTTCTGCATTCCCCGTCACCCACAAATCAGCCGACATCACCTCCATCTCCAGCAACGGAGGAAGAGTTAACTGCATGCAGGTATGGCCACCAACTGGTTTGAAGAAGTTTGAGACCCTCTCATACCTTCCTCCATTGACCGTCGAGCAATTATCAAAGGAAGTCGACTACCTTCTCCGTAATGGTTGGGTTCCCTGTTTGGAATTCGACGCCAGAGGATTCGTGTACAGAGAACACGGTAACACCCCTGGATACTATGATGGCCGTTACTGGACAATGTGGAAGCTACCCATGTTCGGTTGTACCGACGCTTCCCAGGTTGTCAAGGAGCTAGAGGAGGCCAAGGCTGCATACCCAGACTCTTTCATCAGAATCATCGGGTTCGATAACGTGCGTCAAGTACAATGTGTTAGTTTCATCGCATACAAGCCCGAGAGTACCAGCTACTGA